The window ttcttctGTTCATTGTTGATTCATTATTccttcatacattcattcaccCATGTAATCATCAATTTCGAAATATTCTACTACTAGGCAATTAGTAACCTGTGTGCTTGGTTTTTACTGGAACTGAGATTAATCAAGATAATAcgaaaacaacacaaacaaaacacagttAAAGTAAGACACTTCTGAATATTGCATAAAGCAATACTCGATCTGTAGAGTCGAAAGAACGAAGATGTTCTCAGTGATTGCTCCGTGTACGAAAGAGGCCGATGAAtgagggtgctgttcgttattccgaaggttcgctattccgaaggttcgttattccgaagggtctttaatccgaaacacgcaaattacctatacctagaggttcgttaatccgaaaatgaaaaagggttcgttaatccgaaaatttgtggcgttattccaaaggttcgttactccgaagattggttaatccgaaagtgaaattcggaacaatgaaccttcggaataacgaatcttaggaataaagagccttcggaataacgaaccttcggaataaccgATGAATGAAGGAAAGAGGCAGATATATCGATTACTGGGCGCGGTGAGAAGGAAAGAGGAGATGACTAGAGTAAAAGAGGAGTTGAAAATATGAGACAATGGAGTGTAGACAGGATCAGAGAGAAAAGATTAAAGAAGAGTTAGAATAAATTAGAAATTGGCACAagaaatgacaagaaatgaGACTTTATGAAAGCGAGGAGAGGATAAAATAAGGTGACGTCTCTGGCTGAAATACGTTTAACCATCGAGGTCACGACTTTCATATAAAATATGAGGATAGTTAACCGATTGCTGACGAATGAACCGCAGACACAAGCTTGGTCGCAAAATTTTTGACGTTAGTCATTGTTAGTCAAGAGTATATCTATACAGAGTAGATATTAAAATTTGTGatatattgcattttaaaaaGAAACCACTATTGCGTATAAATGTCGTTAATCTCATTTGACTACCAGCTCTCTTTAAGATTGAAAGGTTGTAAGCCTATCCGATCTGagaggtataggcctactagccGGGAGAAGCAATAAGCATCTTGTATTCAAATCGAATGGAGGTAATAAAACACGGGATGGAACTCACACcaatgggctgtacgactctaATAGGTTTATGGTCTCATATTGGCCGCTGTGCAGAACCGAATAGCAAGACCTATATGATCTGTTGATGTAATATACAGAAGCGAGCCgaacaaacaaagggagataataaaaaaaagggaGATAACGGAAGCACGGAATACCTTGTCCAAAGAATGGAATATAGCTTCCCAGAAATTATGATAATCTTAACCTCTGGCGCAATAAAGGTCAGAGACCTTTTGAAACTGAAAACTATCAAACTAACATAGGAAGTAATGCCCCATGACATCATGTCGCCCTATGTCTGTCTGCGGTTCACCTTCATGGGCATCATGGTGAATAGTGGAAGTGTAGACAAGTGCAAGTGAAAATTCCCCGTTTCGGAGTGGACGTTTCATAAGTCAGCACTGTGAATTGCGGTGATGGTGCCTTGACCAGCGTCAACGTGCTGATTCACGGCGCTCTTGGTTAGCTCCATAGTGACAGTGGGAAATACCCGCTGGCCGTATCGGACCACATACTGCACgtgtggaaaaaacaaaacaaaacaaaacaaaacaattacaaaGCGAGTACTGCTGACGATAGTGCAATTGACTTTTTAGCGCCCTACCCCGTTACGCGAACATGCTAAGGGTTTAGAAATATCAATTATATATTGGAAATCAATAACATTCATGAGCATACATAATGATGTCAAGCAATATAAAGAGTTGTGGAACGGCAACAGTTTTTGAAAGTTGTGTTAAAGAGATAAGAAAACCACAGCCTGTGGCGATGTGTTGAAAATAATACACTACGTGATGTCTCTTGGTCGGGGATTTCCCTCTGTGGTAGCCTATTGCACATCTGCACAACACCCGCAGGAGTGTATAAAATGCAGCTGCGCTATTCACGCAATTCAGAGGCACCACAGTCGCTGTACTGAACTCTCTGTGTACTGTATTTACCAGGAAGTGACGGGAGATACTTAGCTTAGTGTTCAGGCCCGCTAACTCCTTGGACAAAGCCGTAGTTTCCCCATGACTGCTCTGCTAGCTGACTGTAGATCGTATCCCTTTAGCAGCTTGTGTATAAACCAGTTCAGCAAGTTATCGTGCAGTGTAAAGAGCTCTCCTGTACCTCATTCTACACGAGGGGCGAGAAAAGGTGCGTATCTATACCTGTTAGGCAAAGACTCATAGAGCTCTTTGCGTTGAACATTCTATAGTAGTGTGTAATATGTTTGTACAGAGTAGGGACTATAAATATATGCAATTTTGCATCAAATATGTATCTATGCCAATCTATCTTAGATGGTTGGTATAGAAATAATGTGCACACAGATAGATGTAGGTAGGCAGGCAGGTAGAATGACATAGATAGATATCTACCTACCTGTATACCTataaatctatctatctgtgtgCATATTATATGCCATAGGTATGATTCATCTTCAAATCAGAAGACCTTTCGTATAGTGTGTGAACATTCATTGTGCATTAAAGTGCGTGGCACGCGGCTATAGCGAGGTATGTGTATTAATCTTTCCCCTTCGCGTGTGATTATACTACTATATTTTCAAACTCCCTTAATTCATATTTACTTAGGCACCCTAGGCCAGAGTTTTACTGGCCCAAATGGTAAGGTTAGTAACCCTCTTTGTCCATTTATTTTTAACGTTGCATCAATTTATTTGTAATGGTGTATTAAGTTTGTATAGCCTATATATCGAgttatatgtttgtatatttccatgtatacactgtatgtctaATGTCAAACATACTTTGGAGCTCGGCTTGTAATTATTCTTCTATGTATGAATATGCGCATATTATAGATACATAAACACCCACTCATCCCCACATACGCACATATAGATTTTTAACAGACATTAATATCATATACATGGGTATCGTCCAGTTGATCGCAATCTTCTTTTCGTCATTATTTTTTCGGATGGTATAGATTGATATGGTAAAGAGTCTCTCATCCCAGTTATGCTTCAGATACCGTCACATCTTAAGAAGCTTCAGAAGAAGAGACCGTTCAAGAAATAATATTTTATGTAACTATAGCTTTCAATATTGTTACTTCCCTCTGATGTCATCTGTGACGGTATATGACGAGGCTGAATGTCTTTTACAATCACGATGCAATTGTTGGTGTCGCCGCAAGTCCCCATAATGTCCTATTTTATATAATACTCGGTGCTTGGGGTATATATTTCATACAGCACAGCTATTTCTTATAAATCAAACAGATTCCTCAAGTAATCCAATATAGAATATAATATGTTTATCTTATTTCTTACAGGATCACAGCTTTCATCTATCAGGCAATGCTTTCTGCAGTATACCTGTTAATTTCAGCAATTTGTCTTCTTGGTAAGATTAATTTTCATTATTGATTTTCGTGCCCTCATTTTGTCAGCAGAATATCTCATTTTGTTTATACAGATCCATACATCATTTCAATTCTCTGTCTTACTCAAATATCCCTCCGCGTGTTTATAGTTTTCGACAAGATAAACGCAAAATGATGTGTCGTCATATCATGATGTGTCTCATATCACTGTGTTGGACTATCGCAACATACATgcattggtatttttttttttctcgatatgACATAGGAGAATTGCTTTGTCGCACATGATCATGGGGTCAATCAATATACATTGCAAGCTTActacaatgaaagaaagatattatgaGGGGTCAATGTTCAGctaggtgtgagtttcttcaatttgtctacCTTTACAAATGGAATTTGTTGAGATCGCACCTGGCAACTGCTggtctgtaaattaacaaacatgtcgggggataaaaaggaaccagtgggactcgaacatgtcatctactgctttccgggcagcgacactaccatcaggctgtccctggttgccggcagtgacacgatgaacatggaacaaaataatacccaatttgtagagggagacaaattgaagaaactcacacctgtaGCTTACTACAACTTATTATCATATTGCACCGTTATTCCGGTCGGCTCCTGTGCAcctctttcttccctttttgTCATACGACGATTGCGTATATCATGTCCTACATTAACCACAATGCTCCTGTGGGTGTATACTTTGGCAAGGACGtttgtctgttcttgttgttttgttgagTGTCTTAACTCATTTGCtttgatataaaattttcaaatcCGCATAAACTTTAACACACGACACACCAGGATCTGACAAGCAGTATAAGTTACTTTGCATACTCGTTTTCCTCCTTTCTCATTTCTCCAGTGTCTATTCAACCAGAGCAAACAATGGCTCTCGACCCAAAGCTTATCGCCACCATTTCCGGTATTGTGAAGACACTAGTCAACGAGGAAGGACAGGTGGGGTGGATATTCAGCTTATTACATagatatgtgaccgtgcatcacaaaacgaataaaaagtcgcacacactcaTTTCGTGTGAAGACTGAAAATAGGTCAAATTTGTCAACCTATAGCCCCTGTGCACACCCTTCACTTTTAACTATATAATAACTcctgaaaggataatgctactgctttggaagttggcattaatcatgaacagaatgggatataaagcatgcttaatttcagcttaatctgattatcctttcattgttgttactccggtggtttacatcctgttttgtgtaccattcatcgcacagctagcacggcttggtaattATTATTCCGAGCCCCTTTTCTTAGTTCACACTTtccctgagtgtgtgctttctttccactatttagataggttagaagagtccatttgatatgtgttattcatcattttaaagcttaaagtctgttatTTCAGAATAAGCTATCaaataaaaatccatatctgacgactttttgtttgttactAAGAGAAagagaccggggggggggggggcagacggTCTGTTAACAGGGCtttaatgcatgtatacatgtgcattCTGAAAGTACAGGTTTGCAGGTAGTGATAATCAAATTTATTATGCGTTCTTAAGTTATATTTATTGTACAATGATTATACGTCACCtgctcatgatttcattttcgttTTGCCATTATTGTTTCTTGAGTATTTTTGATTCACTGAGTCTTTTCTACCTGTCTCTGTGTTTATGTAGAACATGATGTGACCTGAAACTATCGCAAAAATAGTCACTAACAAATTAGAACGATATTTTACTTTGCACTTGCCTGTGTTCTCTTGATTTTGAAAACTACTTTACAGATGTGAATAGATCACGACCGTAGCCATTTCCAGTCTAGACCGTCTGAAAGAGTTGAATTTGTGTATATAGAGTATACCTTAATATTGTAGAGATGTAAATGTGTATACGATGATTTAGGCATTTGAGGTCGCATACTCAGTTTCTCTCACCTCTTTGCATGATGTAACAGTGGCGGgtccagagggggcgcatcaGGCTCCCCCTCTTTaacttttgttaaaacaaaagaaataaaaagaaaaaattgggaaggtgtccccccccccccttgattaggattttttttaattttttttttaagtcgcctcctctttacgaaattcctggatccggccctgcaataatgtatgtatttatatcGATCTGTAGTCTACATAATTATCTATTCGAAATATGCATTGTATAATTATTACATGTTTCACGTTTTGTTTCCTATTTGTCTGTTAACACAGTTCGAAATCAAAGGAAGGGTTGTGAAATACAAGGCTGAGGGCAGAGTGCACAGTTTCAAGGAGCCTTGGGTATACGACGGTACGGCCTGGGATATCATGAGTGGGATCAGCGAAAAGGCGAGACACTATAAGGGCAAGCAGGGTGCGATAGAGCACGCCGTGGTAAGGTTGATGGAGCGACTGAAGAGGGACAACATCATCAAAGATGAACTTTAAGGAACTTCAATACATGTAGTGATGTCTTTCTATACACGTTATATTAACCAACGAAGTTAAGAGGCAGCGAGAGATTTCCATCAAGCATGTGTTCTTATTCTTGGCTGAAATACACCACCATTTCTTATTCGTTTTTAAAGGCGTGATGGACAATAATACACGAACATGACTGTGAAGATCAGAAAACAGGGTAAAGTTCATTCTACTCTCGTTCTCTTTGAGGCTTTTTTATACATAGCGGCAAAGTGCCTCTCACAATACGAGATTCAGAGTATCACAAGATCGAAATTATCGCGAGATCGCAAGGATCGCACTTCTAGTTGCGTCCATACGTGAGTAGTGTCGGGTTTCGTATACTCTTTTTGTGTCATTGCAGCTTTTAAAATTTTCCCTTTCACGGAGGCAACTCGCATTAAAATACCTGATGATTCATGGTCAGCCCAGTAGGTCTCTGGGAAAAGAACATTGTGTTAACATGGACATGTATTCTATCAGGCAAGAAGATCTTGgtgaaaaaagcaaaaacaaaaacaaaaacctgacAGCAGGAAAGAGGAAGGCAAGCCAGGAAAGAAAGGTTTCTGTTATCCAGATCTTTCTGTGTTGGTATCATGCACAACACCGCTGTTATAAAAGGCTAGAGGTAAACAGAGCTCGTAAAAACAATTGCTGAGTACTGTAAGTATAATTATTCAGTTACGGTACAACTAGTTGACAACGATATGATGAGATGGATCTTCtttgttgttatgttttgtataatgtttgtctatgtattttatatatCTTTGTCTACATAGAAGTGATATCATAGAGGGGCCCTATAAAAATGTGAAGGTTTAGCTCTTTGCCGTCAACTACatgaataaaggaaaaaaaaaaccctgacaaCATGACCTTGGTAATTTGAGATGGCAGCAGTACCTACACTTTAGCTGTTAAACGATTTGGTCAAATTTCTTGATATTGGACAATAAAGCCCCTAGTTCAGTTTCATGTTAATTATCTGGTAATCAGTTCTTCTCTGTACAATGTGCAATATACAATAATGATAGTGAGGTCAAAGTGTCACACATTTTTAGtcaataatgaataaatgatagCGAGAAGGGGGTTGAAAAGCgatatttatgtttatataaGCATTCAGTAcacatatcatttcataattattaCGGAATGTGCAAAAAACCTAGTTATGATGGTCAATATTGCACAACTCAAAATATAACAAACGTATATGCTGAATTATGAATTAAAGGATACTTCACACTTATTTCAACGGAGTAcgtctttcatttttttttttatatttcagtttgtgTCTCTTTgtatgtctttctctctctctctccctctttcccgCTTTCTCCTCTCTTCTGCCCAAATTGTTTCCTCAGTTTCGCAGAAGCAAACCTTTCACTTTTGTCTATagttaaaggggtggtatagtttttgttgagatgtGGATCCAagtttcagttttttgccagaTAATTAGATACTATccacatgaaatattaaagagcatataattctagcAGAacttaaaagtttatttgataaaaatcggtttgaaattgctgagatatccgaaaacaaagctgggaataaaagttgggatccaccttttattaagatcatattgttttaccttgtttttggatatcatgtattttcatcaaataaatttcaaattcctcatagaattttgtgctctttaatatttcacatgagtggtttctaattatctggCAAAAGTTAAAACCTGGATCCTCATCTCAACCTAAGCAATACAATCCCTTTACGTTTTCATAACAAGCTAAAGACTAAACTAAAGAAGTGAGAACTTTATAGAGCGAAACCACGCAGAGGCACACAGAAATTCAAAGACCTCTAGTGTTTGCATTCATTATCAAATCATTCCAACAACAATACTCACAACGtcgataaaaaacaaaatgaaattattttgcgaCAACAAAGTAATGTTttattaacctttttttttaatccaatgAATTCACTGAATTGATTTTCTGAATACAAATTCTACTACTATGAAACAAAAGATCCATCAATGTCAAACGTATAAACAGTCCATTTCCGGTCAAGTAATGTAATATTAAAAATGATATCGTATTCATCTCCATAACTAGTGACAAGTAACCACGGTAACATTTCGTCATTCAGTATTTACCATGAAATACTTTTTTCACATTTAGATCAAATTTAGTTAAATTATGTTTTAGTTAAGTTTGCAAAACAGGCTAAAAGCTCAAAGAATGAAAACTCTGCGGAATGAAAACATAGAGAGGCACAGCGAAATTCAAAGATCTATTCATATCCATTTATTCGTTTGAATGTCTGTATTTATCATCAAATCATAATTCCCACACCATTATTCACGAAGtcgagagaaaagaaaaaaaaaaggaccttGTAATTTTGCAACGACACAATTGTTTTATTCACCGTTTTTAACCAGTAGATTCTTGTACATGTGATAGATTTTTTGGACAAATTCTGATACTTTACAATAAAAGATTCATCACGGTTAAATGCAAAAATAGTAgattttcagtaaaatgaaCTGATTTTCAAAACATGATCTCGCATTTGCATTTAAATGGATATGATTGTTGACATATTACATTAGTTTGCCTTTTAATATTTGCCATGCAATATGGTGCTCACTTTtattttctcaatattatatttttcaaaagCTATCATGTTGACTTTGAAATGACTACGGAAAACCGGATGGTTGTTGGGAAGTGGTGCAGCAGCATCGTTGAGACTTCATGCAGCGTTGCACCATAAGCGCAGCTAACAGTCATTGATGTTGGCAACACTGAAACTGGATATTCAAGTTGACGATGGATTCTCGCTCAAATATTGACTCATATCCGCCGCTATCATGCCAGATGAAAGATTTTAACCAGCACACTGCATGTGAGAGCTGAAAAGATTTTATCGGTGTTGTTTTAAATCACTGACTTTGTGGAGATGGGCATCACTTCATTGACATAGGGTCTGGTTCTTGTATACAGGTTGGTATGTATCGGTCAAAGATCTGGAATTGCTTCCTTCACAGCAGACATACCATGAGACAAGACCTGGCTCATGCTAACAGGGTCTGACTTAAAAAATGAAGCGACCCCAACGGTGGTTTCATGTTCCACTGAAGATCACACTTCTACAATGATTATGGTATAATGTAGATATGAAATTAAAAGTGACAACGGAGGTGGACTTGTGCCTAAGTGTTTAGCCTCTATGGACTATAGACTGACTTGAGAGTTATAAATTAGGAATTCAGGGTGAATTTGAGATGGCTGATGGATCTAGGCTTACAGGTGGACCTGTGGTCAATTCAAACAATTGTTTTTGATCAAAGTGGGATCAGTACAACTGAGTGTAAAATATGTCATCAGCGACTGATCTGAGAAAAGATAATTATGAACTATATAGGGCACAAAGGTGGAGGTGTGCCTACAGCAGAAGGAACTCTGTCATAAATGAAGGAACTCTGTCATAAAGGAACTCTGTCATAAAGGTTAGTCATAAATGAATGCAAGCCTTTGCTCAGAGCAGAGACGTTTATGTTCATATGTAGaattca of the Diadema setosum chromosome 16, eeDiaSeto1, whole genome shotgun sequence genome contains:
- the LOC140240106 gene encoding uncharacterized protein, whose product is MLSAVYLLISAICLLVSIQPEQTMALDPKLIATISGIVKTLVNEEGQFEIKGRVVKYKAEGRVHSFKEPWVYDGTAWDIMSGISEKARHYKGKQGAIEHAVVRLMERLKRDNIIKDEL